DNA sequence from the Terriglobia bacterium genome:
AGCGGCTGCGTCAGGGTCCCCTTCGGACCCTGCACGGTGACCGCGTCGGCCCCGACCGTGATCTTGACTCCGGGGGGCAGCGGAATGGGAAGCCTACCGATTCGAGACATCGCTTGGGTCTCCGGCCGTCTTAAGGCCCTACCACACGTTGCACAGGATCTCCCCGCCGACGCCCAGGAGCCGGCAGGTCGTCCCCGTGATCACTCCCTTGGGGGTGGAAAGGATGGTGATCCCCATGCCCCCGAGCACCTTCGGGATCTCGTCTTTCCCGCAGTACACCCGGCGTCCGGGACGGCTTACCCTCTCGAGGCCGGTGATGACCTTCTCGCCGGCGGAGCCGTATTTCAGGCCCACCCGGAGGATCCCCTGGCGCTCGTCCTCCACCACCTTGAAATTGTCGATGTACCCCTCGTCCTTGAGGATGTTCGCGATCGCGACCTTCATCCTGGACGAAGGCACATCCACGGTCTTGTGCCTCGCCATCTGCCCGTTCCGGATCCGGGTCAGCAGGTCGGCGATGGGGTCCGTCATGCTCATCTTCTTCGCCTCCAGTCCCCGAGTCTCGCGGGTCCCGTCACCAACTCGACTTGGTGACGCCGGGCAGCGCACCTTCCAAAGCCAGGCTCCGGAAGCAGATCCGGCAAAGCTGGAACTTCCTGAGGTAGCCTCGCGATCGACCGCATCGGCGGCAACGGTTGTGCTGCCGCACGGAGAACTTCGGCTGCCTCCGAGTCTTGGCCATCCATGCCTGTGTCGCCACGTCGTCGTCCTCCGACCCTAATTCTTTCGGAACGGCATCCCGAGGTGCGAAAGAAGCGCCCGGGCCTCCTCGTCGGTCCTCGCCGTCGTCACCACGCAGACGTTCATCCCCTTGACCTTCTGGACCTTCGCGTAGTTGACCTCGGGGAAG
Encoded proteins:
- the rpsH gene encoding 30S ribosomal protein S8 produces the protein MSMTDPIADLLTRIRNGQMARHKTVDVPSSRMKVAIANILKDEGYIDNFKVVEDERQGILRVGLKYGSAGEKVITGLERVSRPGRRVYCGKDEIPKVLGGMGITILSTPKGVITGTTCRLLGVGGEILCNVW
- a CDS encoding type Z 30S ribosomal protein S14, with protein sequence MATQAWMAKTRRQPKFSVRQHNRCRRCGRSRGYLRKFQLCRICFRSLALEGALPGVTKSSW